In Pirellulales bacterium, a single window of DNA contains:
- a CDS encoding signal peptidase produces the protein MRLLGMMSPRGSDVFARGAEVIARTDRGLECGMVLCEATPESTKDLKNPVQGQILRTMTHADFNEQNRLLAQQRDEFLKCRELVATSGLEMELIDLEHVFGGERVVVYYLAENRVDFRELVKQLASEFQTRIEMRQIGVRDEAKLLADYGDCGKPVCCNTHLAEMPPVSMKMAKLQKATLDPTKISGRCGRLKCCLRYEYDTYEALQTELPPIGSEVLTDRGRNRVLAHEILAQQLLVETEDHRRLLIPAAQVLTVLKRGAGEQELGSGGRE, from the coding sequence ATGCGACTTCTCGGCATGATGTCGCCACGCGGCAGCGATGTCTTTGCGCGGGGGGCCGAAGTCATTGCTCGAACCGACCGTGGCCTCGAATGCGGCATGGTCCTTTGCGAAGCTACGCCGGAATCGACCAAGGATCTGAAAAACCCCGTCCAGGGTCAAATCCTGCGAACCATGACGCACGCCGACTTCAACGAGCAGAACCGGCTGCTGGCCCAACAGCGCGATGAGTTTCTCAAGTGCCGCGAATTGGTCGCGACTTCTGGCCTGGAAATGGAACTGATCGATCTCGAACACGTTTTTGGTGGCGAGAGGGTCGTCGTCTATTACCTGGCCGAAAACCGCGTCGATTTTCGCGAATTAGTCAAACAATTGGCCAGCGAATTCCAAACCCGCATCGAAATGCGCCAAATCGGAGTCCGCGACGAAGCCAAGCTGCTGGCCGACTATGGCGACTGCGGCAAACCAGTCTGCTGCAACACGCATCTTGCGGAAATGCCGCCGGTTTCGATGAAAATGGCCAAGCTACAAAAGGCCACGCTCGACCCCACAAAAATCTCGGGCCGTTGCGGCCGATTAAAATGTTGTTTACGGTACGAATATGACACCTACGAGGCGCTGCAAACCGAACTGCCGCCGATCGGTTCTGAAGTCCTCACCGATCGCGGCCGAAATCGCGTCCTGGCCCACGAAATCCTGGCACAGCAGCTCCTCGTCGAAACCGAAGACCACCGCCGTCTACTGATTCCCGCGGCCCAGGTGCTGACCGTGTTAAAACGCGGCGCTGGCGAGCAGGAGTTAGGAAGTGGAGGGCGCGAATGA